A stretch of the Thunnus thynnus chromosome 7, fThuThy2.1, whole genome shotgun sequence genome encodes the following:
- the apbb1 gene encoding amyloid beta precursor protein binding family B member 1 has translation MGGHDDEDMSYVVNKQKQDEELKNKLNDSSHWCDQESTGNNAKWVKEGRNQLRKVAENQQDQDHNCNISQNGNKEDFPHQNTTQEEQQGNEEQTKSPKIAMTPGLSQEESKNILNEPLLIETLESTEEKEKEREEDNTEKEEKSEEDEETSGDTRGEKGAVKQSNMETQREGSVVGRNACLLFSNMNGTPSDEESSWPTVSQDNTADSSPNGNRESFWDSSAFETDTDLPSGWMRVRDTSGTYYWHIPTGTTQWEPPSPLGKVGDSMMSSTMSLETTPCEEHEESWANLSGTDEGAGEGELWKEEGEVASDQSLKEFEGATLRYASINLNYNCSQSDEEEKLAPLCTDLETKCFAVRSLGWVEMSEEDMAPGKSSVAVNNCIRQLSYHKHNLHDTAGIWGEGKDMLMVLENDTMNLIDPLGQTLLHAQPIGSIRVWGVGRDNGRDFAYVARDNLTQVLKCHVFRCDSPAKNIATSLHEMCSKIMMERKATRPGVSRLDSDPGKPVVIPVEEFPAPKNELFQRFNVYYLGSGPVVKPVGMDIINDALEVAMNEKDKSEWTPVSVNVAPATLTILSRQNEEVLSECRVRFLSFMGVGKDVHTFAFIMAEGPREFTCHKFWCEPNAASLSEAVQAACMLRYQKCLDARPPSLASCLPTPPSDSVARRVKKGVQSLLGSFKSYRSGSQSP, from the exons ATGGGTGGCCATGACGATGAAGATATGTCATATGTTGTGAATAAACAAAAGCAAGATGAAGAGTTAAAGAACAAGCTGAATGACAGCAGCCACTGGTGCGACCAGGAGTCCACAGGCAACAATGCCAAGTGGGTAAAGGAAGGCCGGAACCAGCTGCGGAAAGTAGCCGAGAACCAGCAGGACCAGGACCACAACTGCAATATCAGCCAGAATGGGAACAAGGAGGACTTCCCACATCAGAACACCACTCAGGAAGAACAACAGGGAAATGAGGAGCAAACCAAGTCTCCCAAAATAGCAATGACACCTGGTCTCAGCCAGGAGGAGTCCAAAAACATCCTTAATGAGCCGCTTCTCATCGAAACTCTGGAGTCCacagaagaaaaggagaaagagagagaagaggataatacagaaaaggaggagaagtcagaggaggatgaagagacaTCAGGTGACaccagaggagagaaaggggcTGTAAAACAGAGTAATATGGAGACTCAGAGAGAGGGCAGTGTTGTTGGAAGGAATGCCTGTCTCTTGTTCTCCAACATGAACGGGACACCGAGTGATGAAGAGTCCAGCTGGCCCACGGTGTCTCAGGACAACACAGCTGACAGCTCTCCAAATGGCAACAGAG AGTCCTTCTGGGACTCCAGTGCTTTTGAGACTGACACAGACCTCCCCTCAGGCTGGATGAGGGTGCGAGATACATCGGGTACATACTACTGGCACATCCCCACAGGCACCACCCAATGGGAGCCTCCTTCACCTCTGGGTAAAGTCGGTGACTCCATGATGTCGTCCACTATGTCCCTGGAGACTACACCATGTGAGGAGCATGAG GAATCTTGGGCTAACCTTTCTGGCACAGACGAAGGAGCAGGTGAAGGAGAGCTGTGGAAG GAGGAGGGAGAGGTTGCATCTGATCAAAGTCTGAAGGAGTTTGAAGGGGCAACTCTACGCTATGCATCCATCAACTTAAA CTACAATTGCTCCCAGTCTGATGAAGAAGAGAAGCTCGCTCCGCTCTGCACAGATTTAGAGACTAAG TGCTTTGCAGTGCGCTCCTTGGGCTGGGTAGAGATGTCTGAGGAGGACATGGCGCCAGGCAAGAGCAGCGTCGCTGTCAATAACTGCATCAGACAGCTCTCTTATCACAAACACAACCTTCACGACACCGCTGGGATCTGGGGAGAG GGAAAGGATATGCTGATGGTGCTGGAGAATGACACCATGAACTTGATCGACCCACTGGGCCAGACACTGCTTCATGCTCAGCCAATTGGCAGCATCCGTGTTTGGGGTGTAGGCCGAGACAATGGCAG GGACTTCGCTTATGTGGCTCGAGACAACCTGACCCAGGTTCTGAAGTGTCATGTTTTCCGCTGTGACTCACCTGCCAAGAACATCGCCACCAGCTTACATGAAATGTGTTCAAAG ATAATGATGGAGAGAAAAGCGACCAGGCCAGGGGTGAGCAGGCTGGACTCTGACCCGGGTAAACCTGTGGTCATCCCTGTTGAAG AGTTTCCTGCTCCGAAAAATGAACTCTTCCAGCGCTTTAATGTTTATTACCTTGGTAGTGGGCCTGTGGTGAAGCCTGTGG gTATGGATATAATCAATGATGCGCTAGAGGTAGCAATGAATGAGAAAGATAAAAGCGAATGGACTCCTGTCTCTGTGAATGTCGCACCTGCCACCCTCACGATACTTTCAAGACAG AATGAAGAGGTGTTGTCAGAGTGCAGGGTGCGTTTCCTGTCTTTCATGGGTGTCGGGAAGGACGTTCACACCTTTGCTTTCATCATGGCGGAGGGTCCCAGAGAGTTCACCTGCCACAAGTTCTGGTGCGAACCCAATGCTGCCAGTCTGAGCGAGGCTGTACAGGCTGCCTGCATG cTTCGCTACCAGAAATGTTTGGATGCACGTCCACCTAGCCTAGCCTCCTGTCTGCCCACTCCTCCTTCTGACTCTGTGGCTCGACGTGTCAAGAAGGGGGTCCAGAGTCTCCTGGGCAGCTTTAAGAGCTACAGGTCAGGCTCTCAATCCCCCTGA
- the LOC137186307 gene encoding integrin-linked protein kinase: MDDIFTQCREGNAVAVRLWLDNTENDLNQGDDHGFSPLHWACREGRSSVVDMLIMRGARINVMNRGDDTPLHLAASHGHRDIVGKLIQCKADTNAANEHGNTPLHYACFWGQDEVAEDLVTNGAQVSICNKYGETPLDKAKPHLRDLLREKAEKLGQNLTKIPFKDTFWKGTTRTRPRNGTLNKHAGIDYKQLSLLAKINENQSGELWQGRWQGNEIVVKVLKIRDWTTRKSRDFNEEYPKLRIFSHPNVLPMVGACQSPPAPHPIIITHWMPYGSLYNVLHEGTNFVVDQTQAVKFALDIASGMGFLHTLEPMIPRHYLNSKSVMIDEDMTARISMADVKFSFQCPGRMYSPAWVAPEALQKKPEEINRRSADMWSFAVLLWELVTREVPFADLSNMEIGMKVALEGLRPTIPPGISPHICKLMKICMNEDPAKRPKFDMIVPILEKMQDK, from the exons AGACGACCACGGCTTCAGTCCTCTTCACTGGGCATGCAGGGAGGGCCGCTCCAGCGTGGTGGACATGCTCATCATGAGAGGGGCTCGCATCAACGTCATGAACCGCGGAGACGACACGCCCCTGCACCTGGCCGCCAGCCACGGACATCGCGACATCGTGGGAAAG CTGATCCAGTGCAAAGCAGACACTAATGCAGCCAATGAACACGGGAACACACCACTGCATTATGCCTGCTTCTGGGGCCAAGACGAAGTGGCTGAG gACCTTGTGACTAACGGGGCTCAGGTGAGCATCTGTAACAAATATGGGGAAACACCCCTGGACAAAGCCAAACCTCACCTGCGGGATCTTCTCAGAG aaaaagcagagaaattGGGACAGAACTTGACTAAAATTCCCTTCAAGGACACTTTCTGGAAAGGCACCACCAGAACTCGACCCC GCAATGGCACTTTGAACAAACATGCAGGCATCGACTACAAACAGCTCTCTCTCCTGGCTAAAATAAATGAGAACCAGTCTGGAGAG TTGTGGCAAGGGCGCTGGCAAGGAAATGAAATTGTTGTTAAGGTGCTAAAGATTCGTGACTGGACCACAAGGAAAAGCAGAGACTTCAACGAGGAGTATCCCAAACTCAG GATATTTTCCCACCCGAATGTCCTACCCATGGTGGGAGCATGTCAGTCTCCTCCCGCCCCTCAccccatcatcatcacacactgGATGCCTTATGGCTCCCTCTACAACGTGCTGCATGAAGGCACCA ACTTCGTGGTAGACCAGACGCAGGCGGTGAAGTTTGCTCTGGACATCGCCTCTGGAATGGGCTTCTTACACACACTTGAACCTATGATCCCTCGCCACTATCTCAACAGCAAGAGCGTTATG ATAGATGAAGACATGACAGCCAGGATCAGCATGGCAGACGTCAAGTTTTCCTTCCAGTGTCCTGGCAGGATGTACTCGCCCGCATGGGTAGCCCCTGAGG CCTTGCAGAAGAAGCCCGAAGAGATCAACCGTCGCTCAGCAGACATGTGGAGCTTTGCTGTCCTGCTATGGGAGTTGGTGACCAGAGAGGTGCCCTTTGCTGACCTGTCCAACATGGAGATCGGCATGAAG GTCGCCTTGGAGGGTTTGAGGCCCACTATCCCGCCCGGCATCTCGCCCCACATTTGCAAGCTCATGAAGATATGCATGAACGAAGACCCAGCAAAGAGGCCCAAATTTGACATGATTGTGCCAATTCTGGAAAAAATGCAAGACAAGTGA